In one window of Brassica rapa cultivar Chiifu-401-42 chromosome A07, CAAS_Brap_v3.01, whole genome shotgun sequence DNA:
- the LOC103830804 gene encoding hydroxypyruvate reductase isoform X2, with translation MYNIAKAAFRNKNSTVASLLCSHQSRSISSKLVKPERMAEKEEDKKVTRVLFCGPHLPDSYNFTRDYLQPYPFIQADVAHFRDVPEVIKNYHICVTLLMQMDSYVISRATNMKLIMQFGVGLDGVDIDAATKNGIKVARIPSEGNGNAASCSEMAIYLMLGLLKKQNEMQMSVQSRLLGQPTGGTLLGKTVFILGYGNIGIELAKRLKPFGSRVIATKRSWPASVMNSDSNLVDEKGSHEDIYTFASKADIVAVCLRLSKETAEIVNNKFISSMKKGALLVNIARGGLVSYESAYQSLESGHLGGLGTDVAWSEPFDPNDPILKFKNVIMTPHVAGVTEFSYRSMAKVVGDVALQLHEGLPLTRIELVN, from the exons ATGTATAATATCGCCAAGGCTGCGTTTCGAAACAAAAACTCCACTGTAGCTTCGCTCCTCTGCTCTCACCAGTCTCGCTCAATCTCCAG TAAACTAGTTAAGCCCGAGAGAATGgctgagaaagaagaagacaagaaagTAACTCGTGTTCTGTTCTGCGGCCCTCACTTACCTGATTCCTACAACTTCACTAGAGATTACTTGCAGCCTTACCCTTTTATTCag GCAGATGTTGCCCATTTCCGTGATGTTCCTGAGGTTATAAAGAATTATCATATATGTGTGACTTTGTTGATGCAAATGGATTCGTATGTTATCTCTCGTGCCACCAACATGAAGCTTATTATGCAGTTCGGTGTTGGTCTCGACG GTGTTGACATTGATGCTGCTACTAAGAATGGGATCAAGGTCGCTAGAATCCCCAGTGAGGGTAACGGAAACGCAGCCTCTTGTTCTGAAATGGCTATTTATCTCATGCTTGGCCTCCTTAAGAAACAG AACGAAATGCAGATGTCTGTGCAAAGCAGACTACTCGGACAGCCAACCGGTGGAACTCTTCTCGGTAAAACT GTGTTTATCTTGGGATATGGTAACATTGGAATAGAGCTGGCTAAACGGTTGAAGCCGTTTGGGTCGAGAGTGATAGCTACAAAAAGAAGCTGGCCTGCTTCTGTTATGAACTCAGACT CCAATCTAGTTGATGAGAAAGGTAGCCATGAGGACATTTACACATTCGCGAGCAAAGCAGATATAGTAGCTGTGTGCTTGAGGCTGAGCAAAGAAACG GCTGAGATCGTGAACAACAAGTTCATATCTTCAATGAAAAAG GGTGCTCTTCTTGTAAACATTGCTAGAGGCGGTCTGGTTAGCTATGAATCAGCTTACCAGAGTCTGGAGTCCGGTCATCTTGGAGGCCTAGGGACTGACGTGGCGTGGTCTGAGCCGTTTGATCCAAACGATCCGATCTTGAAGTTTAAAAACGTAATCATGACCCCTCATGTCGCTGGAGTTACTGAGTTTTCATATAGGTCCATGGCCAAG GTGGTCGGAGATGTTGCCTTACAGTTGCATGAAGGACTTCCTCTCACCCGAATCGAACTGGTTAACTGA
- the LOC103830804 gene encoding hydroxypyruvate reductase isoform X1 has product MYNIAKAAFRNKNSTVASLLCSHQSRSISRQSSKLVKPERMAEKEEDKKVTRVLFCGPHLPDSYNFTRDYLQPYPFIQADVAHFRDVPEVIKNYHICVTLLMQMDSYVISRATNMKLIMQFGVGLDGVDIDAATKNGIKVARIPSEGNGNAASCSEMAIYLMLGLLKKQNEMQMSVQSRLLGQPTGGTLLGKTVFILGYGNIGIELAKRLKPFGSRVIATKRSWPASVMNSDSNLVDEKGSHEDIYTFASKADIVAVCLRLSKETAEIVNNKFISSMKKGALLVNIARGGLVSYESAYQSLESGHLGGLGTDVAWSEPFDPNDPILKFKNVIMTPHVAGVTEFSYRSMAKVVGDVALQLHEGLPLTRIELVN; this is encoded by the exons ATGTATAATATCGCCAAGGCTGCGTTTCGAAACAAAAACTCCACTGTAGCTTCGCTCCTCTGCTCTCACCAGTCTCGCTCAATCTCCAG GCAAAGCAGTAAACTAGTTAAGCCCGAGAGAATGgctgagaaagaagaagacaagaaagTAACTCGTGTTCTGTTCTGCGGCCCTCACTTACCTGATTCCTACAACTTCACTAGAGATTACTTGCAGCCTTACCCTTTTATTCag GCAGATGTTGCCCATTTCCGTGATGTTCCTGAGGTTATAAAGAATTATCATATATGTGTGACTTTGTTGATGCAAATGGATTCGTATGTTATCTCTCGTGCCACCAACATGAAGCTTATTATGCAGTTCGGTGTTGGTCTCGACG GTGTTGACATTGATGCTGCTACTAAGAATGGGATCAAGGTCGCTAGAATCCCCAGTGAGGGTAACGGAAACGCAGCCTCTTGTTCTGAAATGGCTATTTATCTCATGCTTGGCCTCCTTAAGAAACAG AACGAAATGCAGATGTCTGTGCAAAGCAGACTACTCGGACAGCCAACCGGTGGAACTCTTCTCGGTAAAACT GTGTTTATCTTGGGATATGGTAACATTGGAATAGAGCTGGCTAAACGGTTGAAGCCGTTTGGGTCGAGAGTGATAGCTACAAAAAGAAGCTGGCCTGCTTCTGTTATGAACTCAGACT CCAATCTAGTTGATGAGAAAGGTAGCCATGAGGACATTTACACATTCGCGAGCAAAGCAGATATAGTAGCTGTGTGCTTGAGGCTGAGCAAAGAAACG GCTGAGATCGTGAACAACAAGTTCATATCTTCAATGAAAAAG GGTGCTCTTCTTGTAAACATTGCTAGAGGCGGTCTGGTTAGCTATGAATCAGCTTACCAGAGTCTGGAGTCCGGTCATCTTGGAGGCCTAGGGACTGACGTGGCGTGGTCTGAGCCGTTTGATCCAAACGATCCGATCTTGAAGTTTAAAAACGTAATCATGACCCCTCATGTCGCTGGAGTTACTGAGTTTTCATATAGGTCCATGGCCAAG GTGGTCGGAGATGTTGCCTTACAGTTGCATGAAGGACTTCCTCTCACCCGAATCGAACTGGTTAACTGA
- the LOC103830803 gene encoding receptor protein-tyrosine kinase CEPR2 yields MSRRPDNRRVILATVAVTILLSIFPPITESTVEKQALFRFKNRLNDPHNVLQSWKPSDSPCTFHGVKCDPLSGEVTGISLENSNLSGSISPAISSLTKLSTLSLPGNLISGPIPPEILKCTNLKVLNLTSNHLSGTIPDFSPLKNLETLDVSANFLTGEFQSWVGNLTLLVSLGLGNNNYVEGVIPKSIGGLKKLTWLYLAKSNLTGHIPDSIFDLNALDTFDIARNRISGDFPASITRLENLSKIELYDNKLTGEIPPEIGKLTHLRELDVSSNQLSGALPRELGNLKELRVFHCHQNNFTSKFPSGFGELHFLTSLSIYRNNFSSEFPPNIGRFSPLDTVDISENRFTGPFPRFLCRNKKLQFLLAVQNQFSGEISASYAGCKSLLRLRINQNLLTGHVPEGFWALPLAKMIDLSDNRLTGEISSQIGLSAELSQLILQNNRFSGKIPPELGKLTNIERIYLSNNSFSGEIPTELGSLKQLSSLHLENNSLTGYIPNGLTKCVRLVDLNLAKNSLTGEIPKSLYQIASLNSLDFSGNLLTGEIPATLVKLKLSFIDLSENQLSGRIPPDLLAVGGSTAFSRNEKLCVDNQNAKTSEESSLSLCSGDQHVHKKRSVDGTLLFLALAIAMVVLVAGLFALRYRVVKIREFDRENGDINKAADAKWRIASFHQMELDAEEICRLDEGHVIGAGSAGKVYRVDLKKGGGGTVAVKWLRRGGEEDGNGTDVSVAEMEILGKIRHRNVLKLYACLVGRGSRYLVFEFMENGNLYQALHQTIKGELDWHKRYKIAVGAAKGIAYLHHDCCPPIIHRDIKSSNILLDGDYESKIADFGVAKVVDKGYEWSCVAGTHGYMAPELAYSLKATEKSDVYSFGVVLLELATGLRPVEEGFGEGKDIVDYVLFKIQQDGRNLRNVLDKHVLSSYVEESMIKVLKMGLLCTAKLPSLRPNMREVVRKLEDADPCVSNI; encoded by the exons ATGTCGAGAAGACCAGACAACCGACGTGTCATACTCGCCACCGTGGCCGTAACAATTCTCCTCTCAATTTTCCCGCCAATCACCGAATCGACCGTTGAGAAGCAAGCTCTGTTTCGCTTCAAAAACCGCCTTAACGACCCTCACAACGTTCTACAATCTTGGAAACCCTCCGATTCACCCTGCACGTTTCACGGCGTCAAATGCGATCCACTCTCCGGCGAAGTCACTGGTATCTCTCTAGAGAACTCGAATCTCTCTGGCTCCATCTCTCCGGCTATCTCATCTCTCACAAAACTCTCTACCTTGTCCCTCCCCGGTAACCTCATCTCGGGCCCAATCCCACCGGAGATACTCAAATGCACAAACCTCAAAGTCCTTAATCTCACTTCCAATCACCTCTCCGGTACCATCCCTGACTTCTCCCCTCTGAAAAACCTAGAGACCCTCGACGTCTCCGCGAACTTCTTAACCGGAGAGTTTCAGAGCTGGGTGGGGAACCTGACTCTGTTGGTTTCACTCGGTCTCGGAAACAACAACTACGTAGAAGGCGTGATTCCCAAGAGTATCGGCGGTTTGAAGAAACTCACTTGGCTCTACTTAGCTAAATCCAACTTGACCGGACACATTCCAGACTCCATCTTTGATCTGAACGCTCTCGACACTTTCGACATCGCCAGGAACAGAATCTCGGGAGATTTTCCAGCCTCGATCACAAGGCTGGAAAATCTCTCCAAGATCGAGTTATACGACAACAAGTTAACCGGTGAAATCCCTCCGGAGATCGGAAAACTGACTCATTTACGAGAGCTTGATGTCTCTTCAAACCAGCTGAGTGGCGCATTACCTCGAGAACTCGGAAACTTGAAAGAGCTCAGAGTCTTCCACTGCCATCAAAACAACTTTACCAGCAAGTTCCCTTCTGGTTTCGGAGAATTACATTTCCTAACTTCCTTATCAATCTACCGGAACAACTTCTCCAGTGAATTCCCGCCTAACATCGGCCGGTTTTCGCCGTTGGACACGGTTGATATATCCGAAAACCGGTTTACAGGTCCATTCCCTCGTTTCTTATGCCGAAACAAGAAACTACAGTTCTTACTCGCTGTACAGAATCAATTCTCCGGGGAGATTTCGGCATCCTACGCTGGCTGCAAATCTCTCTTGAGACTCAGGATTAACCAGAATCTTCTTACTGGTCATGTTCCCGAAGGCTTCTGGGCTCTCCCCCTTGCTAAGATGATCGATCTCAGCGATAACCGTCTCACCGGAGAGATCTCTTCTCAGATAGGACTCTCAGCTGAACTTAGCCAGCTGATCTTGCAGAACAACAGATTCTCCGGCAAGATCCCTCCTGAACTCGGGAAACTGACGAATATAGAGAGGATTTATCTGAGCAACAACAGTTTTTCTGGCGAGATTCCGACAGAGCTTGGATCCTTGAAACAGCTGTCTTCTTTGCATCTTGAAAACAATTCGTTGACAGGTTACATCCCTAACGGATTGACAAAATGCGTCAGACTTGTCGATCTGAATCTTGCCAAGAACTCTTTGACTGGAGAGATTCCAAAGAGTTTATATCAGATCGCTTCTTTAAACTCTTTGGACTTCTCAGGCAACTTGTTAACCGGAGAGATCCCTGCGACTCTAGTGAAGTTGAAGCTGAGTTTCATAGACTTGTCTGAGAATCAACTCTCGGGGAGAATACCACCGGATCTTTTGGCTGTGGGAGGATCCACTGCGTTCTCACGCAACGAGAAGCTCTGCGTCGACAACCAAAACGCCAAAACAAGTGAAGAATCTTCTCTGAGCTTATGCAGTGGGGACCAGCACGTGCACAAGAAGCGTTCAGTCGATGGAACGCTCTTGTTCTTGGCTCTTGCTATTGCCATGGTGGTGTTGGTGGCTGGTCTGTTCGCGTTGCGTTACAGAGTTGTGAAGATACGCGAGTTCGACAGAGAAAATGGGGATATCAACAAGGCGGCGGATGCGAAGTGGAGGATCGCGTCTTTCCATCAAATGGAGCTAGACGCTGAGGAGATATGCAGGTTGGATGAAGGTCACGTGATTGGAGCTGGAAGCGCGGGAAAAGTGTACCGTGTTGATTTGAAAAAAGGCGGTGGTGGCACAGTGGCGGTTAAGTGGTTGAGGAGAGGAGGGGAAGAAGATGGTAACGGAACAGACGTCTCTGTTGCTGAAATGGAGATTCTTGGGAAGATCAGACACAGAAACGTGCTGAAGCTCTACGCTTGTCTTGTCGGAAGAGGTTCTAGATATTTAGTGTTTGAGTTCATGGAGAATGGGAACTTGTATCAAGCTCTTCACCAGACTATTAAAGGTGAATTGGATTGGCACAAGAG GTATAAAATCGCGGTGGGGGCAGCTAAAGGAattgcatatttgcatcatgATTGTTGTCCTCCAATCATTCATAGAGATATAAAGTCGAGTAACATTTTGCTTGACGGGGATTATGAGTCGAAAATCGCGGATTTTGGAGTTGCAAAAGTTGTAGACAAGGGATATGAATGGAGCTGTGTTGCAGGGACTCATGGCTATATGGCTCCGG AGCTGGCTTATTCCTTGAAAGCGACAGAGAAGAGTGATGTCTACAGCTTCGGTGTTGTTCTTCTAGAGCTAGCGACCGGTCTTCGGCCAGTGGAAGAGGGGTTCGGAGAGGGCAAAGACATTGTTGACTATGTCTTGTTTAAAATTCAACAAGATGGGAGGAACCTTAGAAACGTCTTGGATAAGCATGTTCTGTCGTCTTACGTAGAAGAAAGTATGATTAAGGTTCTGAAAATGGGACTTCTCTGCACTGCAAAGCTCCCTAGTCTCAGACCAAACATGAGAGAGGTCGTGAGGAAACTTGAAGACGCTGATCCATGCGTCTCCAACATCTAG